GCAACAGCAGAGTCCAGCTTTGTTGGTAAGATGTGAAGtttctggtgtttcagcaggcgggatgtccgagtaaatctcttctcacacacagagcaggtgagcaGCTTCTTCCTGGTGTGAACTCGTCGGTGTTTAACCAGGTCGAACGACTGaacaaaccccttcccacacacacagcaggtgaacggcttctccccagtgtggatgcgTTCGTGTCTCTGGAGGCTGGAGGACTCAGGGAAacgcttcccacacatggagcagatgaaggccttctccccggtgtgaacaagCTGGTGTTTCTGCACGTGGTGTAAACAAGTAAAGGCCCTCCCGCACACATGACAAAtgtatggcctctccccggtgtgaacccgctcGTGTATCACAACATGGGACAAACGAGGGAAACTCTTCCCACACAcgaagcaggtgaacggcctctccccggtgtgaactcgcttgtgtgcgcgcagggcggatgactgagtgaatctcttcccacacacagagcaagagaatggcctctccccaatgtgaatcCGCTTGTGCATCACAAGGTGCGTTGAacgagtgaatcccctcccacacttggagcaggtgaacggcctttctccggtgtgaattcgttggtgtatCACAAGGTCAGATGAGCGAGTGTATccattcccacactcggagcaggtgaatggtttctcccccgtgtgaacAAGTTTGTGCCTCAGAAGGTGGAATGAATGATTGAATCtcctcccacacacagagcacgggaacggcctctccccactgtgagtgCATTGGTGTCTCAGGAGACTATTGTTCGTTTTAAAGGTCTTCTCACACTCTGAGCATTTAAAACTTCTCTCATCAGAATGAATGAGCTGGTGCTCTgtgcagtgggaggactgagtgaatctcttcccacactgggagcagctgaatggcctgtccttggtgtgaacttgttggtgctcagtgagatgcactgagtCGCTGAACGACTCTccacagtgggagcagctgaacggtctctcgtgtgtgtgaaggagctggtgctctgcaaggcgggaggactggctgaacctcttcccgcagtgggagcagctgaacggtctctcgtcagtgtgaaggagctggtgttgggcCTGTTCCTCAGGCGTCTCAACGCTGTCCCCagagtcagagctttgaagaggctCCTCATCAATGTGATCGAGTTGGTGAGCCAGAAGgttggacgaacacatgaatttcttcccacacacggagcaggtgaatgaactcTCACTATTGCGAGCTCGCTGTCGCgtcagcatgttttccagctgtatcaatcccttcccacaggaAGAGCAGGTTTACAGACTCTCACCAGCTTCCTGCTGAGACAgtcaattaaatcccttcagatgCACAAATCTTCACATCCTGATGAATTGACTTTCCAATTGTGACACAAAGTTTGGTTTGTttttcctgactgcaaatcctcctcttccatTACTCTGCAAAATAATTTCACGAAGAATTGCATAGACTATATaatacacaaacaggccattcgggcAATCTAGTCTGTACGGAGTTTCTACTCCACATGAGTCTCCTCCTATTCTGCTAacctcatctcagcctttcagcctctcttttctctcattctcatctagtttccttttgaaagaatCGAAGTCTCAACTACttccagtgagttccacattttaacaactgtttgtgaaaagaaatgtctcctgttttcctgttggatttattagtctGGATTGTGCACTGTGAAGATGTGGTGCAGTGGGGAGTGACCCttcttctgagtcagaagctctggTTTCCACTCCCACTCAGAGTACATGGCCGAGGAAGgcgtgttcataatgtggccaaactgtaaatcattcatagaatcactacagtgcggaaagaggccattcggcccatcgtgtctgcaccgaccacaatcccgcccttgccctatccccatgcattgacccaggctagtccccctgatactaaagggcaatttagcatggccaatgcacctaactttcacatctttggacactgggtgg
This Mustelus asterias unplaced genomic scaffold, sMusAst1.hap1.1 HAP1_SCAFFOLD_130, whole genome shotgun sequence DNA region includes the following protein-coding sequences:
- the LOC144484877 gene encoding uncharacterized protein LOC144484877; translated protein: MLTRQRARNSESSFTCSVCGKKFMCSSNLLAHQLDHIDEEPLQSSDSGDSVETPEEQAQHQLLHTDERPFSCSHCGKRFSQSSRLAEHQLLHTHERPFSCSHCGESFSDSVHLTEHQQVHTKDRPFSCSQCGKRFTQSSHCTEHQLIHSDERSFKCSECEKTFKTNNSLLRHQCTHSGERPFPCSVCGRRFNHSFHLLRHKLVHTGEKPFTCSECGNGYTRSSDLVIHQRIHTGERPFTCSKCGRGFTRSTHLVMHKRIHIGERPFSCSVCGKRFTQSSALRAHKRVHTGERPFTCFVCGKSFPRLSHVVIHERVHTGERPYICHVCGRAFTCLHHVQKHQLVHTGEKAFICSMCGKRFPESSSLQRHERIHTGEKPFTCCVCGKGFVQSFDLVKHRRVHTRKKLLTCSVCEKRFTRTSRLLKHQKLHILPTKLDSAVAAENHTQD